From Molothrus aeneus isolate 106 chromosome 18, BPBGC_Maene_1.0, whole genome shotgun sequence, a single genomic window includes:
- the TRPV4 gene encoding transient receptor potential cation channel subfamily V member 4, with protein sequence MADGEDAPRDAGEGAGEDGSLQNESFPLSSLANLFESEDTPSPAEAARGPPGAGDGKQNLRMKFHGAFRKGAPKPMELLEATIYESPVVPAPKKAPMDSLFDYGTYRHHPSENKRWRRRVAEKQPPAAKGPAPEPPPVLKVFNRPILFDIVSRGSPAGLDGLLSFLLTHKKRLTDEEFREPSTGKTCLPKALLNLSGGKNDTIPVLLDIAEKTGNMREFINSPFRDVYYRGQTALHIAIERRCKHYVELLVEKGADVHAQARGRFFQPKGEGGYFYFGELPLSLAACTNQPHIVHYLTENGHKQADLRRQDSRGNTVLHALVAIADNTRENTKFVTKMYDLLLVKCAKLFPDTNLEALLNNDGLSPLMMAAKTGKIGIFQHIIRREITDEDARHLSRKFKDWAYGPVYSSLYDLSSLDTCGEEVSVLEILVYNSKIENRHEMLAVEPINELLRDKWRKFGAVSFYISVVSYLSAMIIFTLVAYYRPMEGPPPYPYTSTADYLRLAGEIITLLTGILFFCTNIKDLFMKKCPGVNSFFIDGSFQLLYFIYSVLVIVTAGLYLGGIEAYLAVMVFALVLGWMNALYFTRGLKLTGTYSIMIQKILFKDLFRFLLVYLLFMIGYASALVSLLNPCPSSESCSEKSNCTVPTYPSCRDSQTFSTFLLDLFKLTIGMGDLEMLESAKYPGVFIILLVTYIILTFVLLLNMLIALMGETVGQVSKESKHIWKLQWATTILDIERSFPVFLRKAFRSGEMVTVGKGTDGTPDRRWCFRVDEVNWSHWNQNLGIISEDPGKSDTYQYYGFSHTMGRLRRDRWSTVVPRVVELNKSCPPEEVVVPLGSMGTAEPRERRHGPAPSSPL encoded by the exons TCTCTGGCCAACCTGTTCGAGAGCGAGGACACCCCGAGCCCCGCCGAGGCAGCCCGGGGTCCCCCCGGCGCCGGCGATGGAAAGCAAAACCTCCGCATGAAATTCCACGGGGCCTTTCGGAAAGGCGCCCCGAagcccatggagctgctggaggccaCCATCTACGAGTCCCCCGTGGTCCCCGCGCCCAAGAAAGCCCCCATGGACTCCCTGTTCGACTACGGCACCTACCGCCACCACCCCAGCGAGAACAAGCGCTGGCGCAGGAGGGTCGCGGA GAAGCAGCCGCCCGCCGCAAAGGGGCCGGCTCCCGAGCCGCCCCCCGTCCTCAAGGTCTTCAACAGACCCATCCTCTTCGACATCGTGTCCCGGGGGTCCCCGGCCGGCCTGGATGggctcctctccttcctgctcACCCACAAGAAGCGCCTGACAGACGAGGAGTTCCGAG AGCCCTCCACGGGAAAGACCTGCCTGCCCAAAGCCCTGCTCAACCTGAGCGGGGGCAAGAACGACACCATCCCGGTGCTGCTGGACATCGCCGAGAAGACGGGAAACATGCGGGAGTTCATCAACTCACCCTTCAGGGACGTCTACTACCGAG GTCAGACAGCCCTGCACATCGCCATCGAGCGCCGCTGCAAGCACTacgtggagctgctggtggagaAGGGAGCAGACGTCCATGCCCAGGCCCGCGGTCGCTTCTTCCAGCCCAAGGGCGAGGGTGGCTACTTCTACTTCg GTGAGCTGCCCCTGTCGCTGGCCGCCTGCACCAACCAGCCGCACATCGTGCACTACCTGACGGAGAACGGGCACAAGCAGGCGGACCTGCGGCGCCAGGACTCCCGCGGCAACACCGTGCTGCACGCCCTGGTGGCCATCGCCGACAACACCCGCGAGAACACCAAGTTTGTCACCAAGATGTACGACCTGCTCCTCGTCAAGTGCGCCAAGCTCTTCCCCGACACCAACCTGGAGGCTCTGCTCAACAACGACGGCCTCTCCCCGCTCATGATGGCGGCCAAGACCGGCAAGATCGGG ATCTTCCAGCACATCATCCGGAGGGAGATCACGGATGAGGACGCCCGGCACCTCTCCAGGAAGTTCAAGGACTGGGCCTATGGCCCCGTCTACTCCTCCCTGTACGACCTCTCCTCTCTGGACACCTGTGGGGAGGAGGTGTCCGTGCTGGAGATCCTCGTCTACAACAGCAAGATCgag AACCGCCACGAGATGCTGGCTGTGGAGCCCATCAACGAGCTGCTGAGGGACAAGTGGCGCAAGTTTGGGGCTGTGTCCTTCTACATCAGCGTGGTCTCCTACCTCAGCGCCATGATCATCTTCACCCTCGTCGCCTACTACCGCCCCATGGAAGGCCCT ccacccTACCCCTACACCAGCACCGCCGACTACCTGCGCCTGGCTGGGGAGATCATCACCCTCCTCACTGGAATCCTCTTCTTCTGCACAAAT ATTAAAGACCTGTTCATGAAGAAGTGCCCAGGTGTGAACTCCTTCTTCATAGATggctccttccagctgctcta CTTCATCTACTCGGTGCTGGTGATTGTCACGGCGGGGCTGTACCTGGGTGGCATCGAGGCCTACCTGGCTGTCATGGTCTTTGCCCTGGTCCTGGGCTGGATGAATGCCCTGTACTTCACCCGTGGGCTCAAGCTGACAGGGACCTACAGCATCATGATCCAGAAG ATCCTCTTCAAAGACTTGTTCCGCTTCCTCCTGGTCTACCTGCTCTTCATGATTGGTTATGCATCAG ccctggtgtcCCTCCTCAACCCGTGTCCCAGCAGTGAGTCCTGCAGCGAGAAGTCCAACTGCACAGTGCCCACCTACCCGTCCTGCCGGGACAGCCAGACCTTCAGCACCTTCCTGCTCGACCTCTTCAAGCTCACCATCGGCATGGGCGACCTGGAGATGCTCGAGAGCGCCAAATACCCCGGCGTCTTCATCATCCTCCTCGTCACCTACATCATCCTCACCTTCGTGCTCCTCCTCAACATGCTCATCGCCCTCATGGGCGAGACCGTGGGCCAAGTCTCCAAGGAGAGCAAGCACATCTGGAAGCTGCAG TGGGCCACCACCATCCTGGACATCGAGCGCTCCTTCCCGGTGTTCCTGAGGAAAGCTTTCCGCTCGGGGGAGATGGTCACTGTGGGGAAGGGCACGGATGGGACCCCCGACCGCCGCTGGTGCTTCAG GGTGGACGAGGTGAACTGGTCCCACTGGAACCAGAACCTGGGCATCATCAGTGAGGACCCGGGCAAGAGCGACACGTACCAGTACTATGGCTTCTCCCACACCATGGGCCGGCTGCGAAGAG ATCGGTGGTCGACAGTGGTGCCACGCGTGGTGGAGCTGAACAAGAGCTGCCCTCCGGAGGAGGTGGTGGTGCCCCTGGGGAGCATGGGCACGGCGGAGCCGCGGGAGCGGCGGCACGGCCCAGCCCCGAGCTCCCCGCTCTAG